A region from the Cryptosporangium arvum DSM 44712 genome encodes:
- a CDS encoding alpha/beta hydrolase, giving the protein MSEVVLEAAAQEFADATSKPPFIYQLSPVEARKVLDDVQAGPVDAPPVDDEWVLVPASVGDVRVRIVKPQGASGALPVVLYIHGGGWVLGNAGTHDRLVREFAVGSDAAVVFVEYTPSPDAHYPVAIEQAYATARWVVAEGAAHGLDATRMAVAGDSVGGNMTAAVAILAKQRGDVTFVHQSMYYPVTDARQNTESYRTFADGPFLTAAGMAWFWDNYAPDHSVRSEITASPNLASPEDLAGLPPAFLLVDEADVLRDEGEAYAGKLRAAGVPVTTVRYDGISHDFMMLNPLKDTHAAKGATAQAIAVLRQALGRA; this is encoded by the coding sequence GTGTCCGAAGTCGTTCTGGAAGCGGCCGCACAGGAGTTCGCGGATGCCACGTCCAAGCCGCCGTTCATCTATCAACTCTCGCCGGTCGAGGCCCGCAAAGTTCTCGACGACGTTCAAGCGGGCCCGGTCGACGCGCCGCCCGTGGACGACGAGTGGGTTCTCGTGCCCGCGTCGGTGGGTGACGTCCGCGTGCGCATCGTGAAGCCGCAGGGCGCCAGCGGTGCACTCCCGGTCGTCCTCTACATCCACGGGGGTGGCTGGGTGCTCGGCAATGCCGGTACCCACGACCGGCTCGTCCGGGAGTTCGCGGTCGGGAGCGACGCCGCCGTCGTCTTCGTCGAGTACACGCCGTCGCCGGACGCGCACTACCCGGTGGCGATCGAACAGGCCTACGCGACGGCCCGCTGGGTGGTCGCCGAGGGCGCCGCCCACGGCCTGGACGCCACCCGGATGGCTGTCGCCGGTGACTCGGTCGGCGGCAACATGACCGCGGCGGTCGCGATCCTCGCGAAGCAGCGGGGCGACGTCACGTTCGTCCACCAGTCGATGTACTACCCGGTCACCGATGCCCGGCAGAACACCGAGAGCTACCGCACGTTCGCCGACGGGCCGTTCCTCACCGCCGCCGGAATGGCGTGGTTCTGGGACAACTACGCCCCTGACCACTCGGTGCGCTCCGAGATCACCGCGTCGCCCAACCTGGCCTCGCCGGAGGACCTCGCCGGTCTGCCCCCGGCGTTCCTTCTCGTCGACGAGGCCGACGTGCTCCGCGACGAGGGAGAGGCGTACGCCGGCAAGCTGCGCGCCGCCGGCGTGCCGGTCACGACGGTCCGCTACGACGGCATCAGCCACGACTTCATGATGCTCAATCCGCTGAAGGACACGCACGCCGCGAAGGGCGCCACCGCCCAGGCGATCGCGGTGTTGCGGCAGGCACTGGGGCGGGCCTGA
- a CDS encoding alpha/beta fold hydrolase, with amino-acid sequence MASKPTVVLVHGAFADSSGWGGTIVRLLETGYSVVAASNPLRSAATDAAQVRALVDSIDGPVVLVGHSYGGVVVSAASVGARNVRALVFVAAFAPANDESAATLSSLYPGSTLGDALRPVQLPDGDQDLYIDQERFHAQFCADVPDDLATLMAATQRPITAGALNEAVTGPQGWESLSSYFLIAGADRNIPAPAQHFMAERAKGVVREVANGSHAVFVAHPDVTASLIDRAAGESA; translated from the coding sequence ATGGCTTCGAAGCCCACCGTCGTGCTGGTCCACGGTGCGTTTGCCGACTCCAGCGGATGGGGCGGCACGATCGTGCGGTTGCTGGAGACCGGCTATTCGGTCGTCGCCGCGTCGAACCCGCTGCGTAGCGCCGCTACTGACGCCGCGCAGGTGCGGGCACTCGTCGACAGCATCGACGGACCGGTCGTGCTGGTCGGGCACTCGTACGGCGGTGTCGTCGTCTCGGCTGCCTCGGTCGGGGCACGGAACGTCCGGGCGCTGGTCTTCGTGGCGGCGTTCGCTCCCGCGAACGACGAAAGCGCAGCGACACTGTCGTCGCTGTACCCGGGCAGCACGCTCGGCGACGCGCTACGACCGGTGCAACTTCCGGACGGCGATCAGGATCTGTATATCGACCAGGAGCGCTTCCACGCGCAATTCTGTGCGGACGTCCCAGACGACCTGGCGACACTGATGGCCGCGACCCAGCGTCCGATCACGGCCGGCGCGTTGAACGAGGCCGTCACTGGGCCGCAGGGGTGGGAATCGCTTTCGAGCTACTTCCTGATCGCCGGCGCCGACCGGAACATCCCTGCGCCGGCGCAGCACTTCATGGCCGAGCGCGCGAAAGGCGTCGTCCGTGAGGTGGCGAACGGCTCGCACGCGGTGTTCGTCGCGCACCCCGACGTGACCGCATCGCTCATCGACCGGGCCGCGGGCGAGTCGGCCTAG
- a CDS encoding sigma factor-like helix-turn-helix DNA-binding protein translates to MDELDASLLPLLDRLTPHEQVAYVLREAFAWPYQHIGVGLGLPEWTVRQVVRRARARLEDLPWVRPPVTATSVLHAALAEADRTGDPSVLIALAHAS, encoded by the coding sequence GTGGACGAACTAGATGCATCGCTGCTACCGCTACTCGACCGCCTGACGCCGCACGAGCAGGTCGCGTATGTCCTCCGCGAGGCGTTCGCCTGGCCCTACCAGCACATCGGCGTAGGGCTGGGACTCCCGGAGTGGACCGTCAGGCAGGTCGTTCGCCGCGCGAGGGCGCGGCTCGAGGACCTGCCCTGGGTCCGTCCTCCGGTGACCGCGACGAGCGTGCTCCACGCGGCCCTCGCCGAGGCCGACCGGACCGGCGACCCCTCGGTGCTCATTGCTCTCGCCCATGCGTCGTGA
- a CDS encoding SigB/SigF/SigG family RNA polymerase sigma factor — MTIAPIAPSEGDTEDPDYSDHSAVAPLFRRFAALTDVSSEKALLRERLILIHLPLAEHLAQRFSRRGEPVDDLVQVARLGLLKAVDRFDPRRDVPFLGFAVPTIAGEIRRYFRDHAWYVRPPRRLQELHLRLNTASTEMFQRDHRAPTARTLAEHLGLPTDEVHEGLQLTNSYAPLPLDAPSSAGSDGPSVIESLGALDEALALVDNREALKRLIADLPERERRILGLRFFDERTQSQIASDIGVSQMQVSRLLSATLTRLRRQILADA, encoded by the coding sequence ATGACCATCGCGCCGATCGCCCCCTCGGAGGGCGACACCGAGGACCCCGACTACTCAGACCATTCCGCGGTCGCACCGCTGTTTCGTCGCTTCGCGGCGCTGACCGACGTTTCATCAGAGAAAGCCCTGCTCCGCGAGCGGCTGATCCTCATCCACCTACCCTTGGCCGAGCACCTCGCGCAGCGATTCTCCCGGCGTGGCGAACCGGTCGACGACCTGGTCCAGGTAGCTCGGCTGGGCCTGCTGAAAGCTGTGGATCGCTTCGATCCTCGCCGCGACGTACCGTTTCTGGGCTTCGCCGTACCGACGATCGCCGGAGAGATCCGGCGCTACTTCCGCGATCACGCGTGGTACGTCCGGCCGCCCAGACGGCTCCAGGAGCTGCACCTTCGCCTCAACACGGCGTCCACGGAAATGTTCCAACGCGATCACCGCGCACCGACAGCTCGCACGCTCGCCGAGCACCTCGGCCTGCCCACCGACGAGGTGCACGAGGGACTACAGCTGACGAATTCCTACGCGCCGCTGCCGCTGGACGCTCCCTCGTCGGCGGGATCCGACGGCCCGTCGGTGATCGAGTCGCTCGGTGCACTCGACGAAGCGCTGGCCCTGGTCGACAACCGTGAGGCGTTGAAGCGGCTCATCGCCGACCTGCCCGAGCGGGAGCGCCGAATCCTCGGCCTGCGGTTCTTCGACGAGCGGACCCAATCCCAGATTGCTTCCGACATTGGCGTCTCCCAGATGCAGGTCTCCCGTCTGCTCTCGGCAACGCTCACCCGCCTCCGCCGGCAAATCCTGGCCGACGCCTGA
- a CDS encoding DUF4331 family protein, whose protein sequence is MSHHLDSPLSRRDPRLNITDQYLFDDRDGTVFVLNTRTSLAGDTAPTGFHEEGRYEFRIHLDGAEIENLTFRFAFDEEGNGLQPYRLCRLEGDDAADDGATGTEILYGHTDRTSDSPDGIQAWAGRALDPFYLDLGQLDLVNRLILRGADSDPTEYKAVNTFAGATVQSIVLRVPHRDRALFAERDIRVWSTTRLATDAGGWRQIGRAGLPTRPEAYADRVVDRIMPDTLPYRVGSPATFGFSVFNGRHLADNAPEVMFSLAMNSAISTGLAPASAVETRSPRFPFVVPAGDASRRRDG, encoded by the coding sequence ATGTCGCACCACCTCGACTCACCCCTGTCCCGGCGCGATCCGCGGCTCAACATCACCGACCAGTACCTTTTCGATGACCGCGACGGGACGGTCTTCGTCCTCAACACCCGCACATCGCTGGCCGGCGACACGGCACCAACGGGATTTCACGAGGAAGGCCGCTACGAGTTCCGAATCCACCTGGACGGTGCCGAAATCGAGAATCTGACCTTCCGCTTCGCCTTCGACGAGGAAGGGAATGGACTGCAACCGTACCGCCTGTGCCGTCTGGAGGGCGATGACGCGGCGGACGACGGTGCGACCGGCACCGAGATCCTCTACGGGCACACGGACCGGACGAGCGACTCGCCCGACGGCATACAGGCCTGGGCCGGGCGTGCACTCGACCCGTTCTACCTCGACCTCGGTCAACTCGACCTGGTCAACCGGTTGATCCTGCGAGGCGCGGATTCGGATCCGACGGAATACAAAGCGGTCAACACCTTCGCCGGGGCGACCGTGCAGAGCATCGTCCTGCGTGTTCCTCACCGGGACCGGGCGCTCTTCGCCGAGCGCGACATCCGGGTGTGGAGCACCACCCGGCTCGCGACCGACGCCGGGGGATGGCGGCAGATCGGTCGGGCCGGTCTGCCGACCCGCCCAGAGGCATACGCGGACCGCGTCGTCGACCGGATCATGCCGGACACGCTGCCCTATCGGGTCGGCAGCCCGGCCACGTTCGGCTTCTCGGTATTCAATGGCCGCCACCTCGCCGACAATGCCCCCGAGGTGATGTTCTCCCTGGCCATGAATTCCGCGATCAGTACCGGCCTGGCACCCGCGTCGGCGGTTGAGACGCGATCCCCGCGCTTCCCCTTCGTGGTGCCGGCGGGGGACGCCAGCCGACGGCGAGATGGGTAA
- a CDS encoding NAD(P)/FAD-dependent oxidoreductase: MTRSSSPPAPRSRTSGTTSTPTYAPGLKTVDDALEIRGRVFSAFEMAELSTDLAERDHRLTSAIVGGGPTGVEMAGQIAEIAHRTLPGQYRHIDPRRARIVLLDAVDRVLPTFDPRLSAEAERRLLRIGVDVRLAATTGGPDRPGRADPGRPRPHGAGSSRDLRPRRGHEPGPATRGGSGRDSRRAVAGRVIARRLAGKRLGKPFSYFDKGNLAAVSRFSAIADLGRVRLSGAIGWFI; this comes from the coding sequence ATGACACGCTCATCGTCGCCGCCGGCGCCACGCAGTCGTACTTCGGGCACGACGAGTACGCCAACCTACGCCCCGGGCCTGAAGACGGTCGACGACGCGCTCGAGATCCGCGGACGGGTGTTCAGCGCGTTCGAGATGGCCGAGCTCAGTACCGACCTCGCCGAGCGGGACCACCGGCTGACGTCTGCGATCGTCGGTGGCGGCCCTACCGGCGTGGAGATGGCCGGACAGATCGCCGAGATCGCCCACCGCACGCTCCCCGGTCAGTACCGGCACATCGACCCGCGCCGGGCGCGCATCGTCCTGCTCGACGCGGTCGATCGGGTCCTGCCCACCTTCGACCCACGGCTGTCCGCCGAAGCGGAACGACGGCTGCTCCGGATCGGCGTGGACGTCCGCCTCGCCGCAACTACTGGCGGCCCCGATCGACCGGGCCGGGCGGATCCTGGTCGACCCCGACCTCACGGTGCCGGGTCATCCCGAGATCTTCGTCCTCGGCGAGGCCATGAGCCTGGACCGGCTACCCGGGGTGGCTCAGGTCGCGATTCAAGGCGGGCGGTAGCGGGTCGCGTCATCGCCCGACGGCTGGCCGGTAAGCGTCTGGGCAAACCGTTTTCCTACTTCGACAAGGGCAACCTGGCGGCAGTGTCGCGATTCTCCGCCATCGCCGATCTCGGTCGGGTCCGGCTCAGCGGCGCCATTGGCTGGTTCATCTAG
- a CDS encoding cupin domain-containing protein produces the protein MTDEAAQNPLTVLQKVQPPFVPADAEGVTFTIEYPPGHPGAAPHRHPGPAFGYVLEGEMRFELEGEPERVIRAGEAFFEPGGDVIHYQDGNHSDSTRLRFLVTLLCPPGAPMLTFVEESELAARRARRIF, from the coding sequence ATGACTGATGAGGCAGCCCAGAACCCCCTGACCGTCCTGCAGAAGGTGCAGCCGCCCTTCGTGCCGGCCGACGCGGAAGGCGTCACCTTCACCATCGAGTATCCGCCGGGCCACCCTGGTGCCGCGCCCCACCGCCACCCCGGACCTGCCTTCGGTTACGTACTCGAGGGCGAGATGCGTTTCGAGCTCGAAGGCGAACCCGAGCGCGTGATCCGCGCCGGTGAGGCCTTCTTCGAGCCCGGCGGAGACGTCATCCACTACCAGGACGGCAACCACAGCGACAGCACTCGGCTGCGGTTCCTGGTGACGTTGCTCTGTCCGCCGGGTGCACCGATGCTGACGTTCGTCGAGGAGTCGGAACTCGCGGCCCGCCGGGCACGCCGGATCTTCTAA
- a CDS encoding MerR family transcriptional regulator, producing the protein MVPIQEVARRSGLSEATLRYYERIGLIAPVPRDESSGHRRYDEDTAQAIEALACLRTAGMGIADMRAYLRGMSDGPDAARQQAELFEKHAAQLAEQIETLRSRQRYLDAKVLLWRAREHGDRGAEEQAIDAVTRAASELR; encoded by the coding sequence ATGGTTCCGATCCAGGAAGTCGCGCGCCGGAGCGGGCTGTCCGAGGCGACCCTCCGTTACTACGAGCGCATCGGGCTGATCGCGCCGGTGCCGCGGGACGAGAGCAGCGGGCATCGCCGCTACGACGAGGACACCGCGCAGGCGATCGAAGCGCTGGCCTGCCTCCGCACTGCCGGTATGGGCATCGCCGACATGCGCGCCTACCTGCGAGGAATGTCGGATGGTCCGGATGCCGCACGGCAGCAGGCCGAGCTGTTCGAGAAACACGCCGCCCAGCTGGCCGAGCAGATCGAGACGCTGCGCAGCCGACAGCGGTACCTCGACGCGAAGGTGCTGCTGTGGCGGGCCCGCGAACACGGTGACCGCGGAGCCGAAGAACAGGCGATCGACGCGGTCACCCGGGCCGCGTCCGAGTTGAGGTGA
- a CDS encoding NAD-dependent epimerase/dehydratase family protein, with amino-acid sequence MAQVLVTGGSGFVGAHTVVRLIDAGHSVRTTVRSLRRVDDVRAMVARPGAALTFVEADLAADTGWARAVDGCEYVLHVASPFPAGEPSDADEVIAPARDGALRVLRAAHAAGTRRTVLTSSFAAIGYGTTLTRPYDESDWTDPTDDLPAYIRSKAIAERAAWDYAAAAGVELAVINPTGIFGPILGPDYSTSIGLVQAMLNGAMPTVPRASFGVVDVRDVADAHIRAMTAPDAAGKRFLCTSEATDDPFAGAQCSYLEIAHILRRRFPERADRLPAGEAPGPEAPAKAYRIERIRTVLGWKPRSAEEAVVATAKSLLALAV; translated from the coding sequence ATGGCACAAGTATTGGTCACCGGCGGTAGCGGTTTCGTCGGCGCGCACACGGTGGTCCGGCTAATCGACGCCGGGCACAGCGTGCGGACTACGGTGCGGTCGCTGCGCCGGGTCGACGACGTCCGGGCGATGGTGGCCCGGCCTGGCGCTGCGCTGACGTTCGTCGAGGCCGATCTGGCCGCTGATACCGGGTGGGCGAGGGCCGTCGACGGCTGCGAGTACGTGCTGCACGTGGCGTCTCCGTTCCCGGCCGGGGAGCCGTCGGACGCGGACGAGGTCATCGCTCCGGCGCGCGACGGCGCGCTCCGGGTGTTGCGCGCCGCCCACGCGGCCGGTACCCGCCGAACCGTGCTGACCTCGTCGTTCGCCGCGATCGGGTACGGCACCACGCTGACCCGGCCGTACGACGAGTCGGACTGGACGGATCCCACCGACGACTTGCCGGCCTACATCCGCTCGAAGGCAATCGCGGAGCGTGCGGCCTGGGACTACGCGGCTGCGGCCGGCGTCGAACTCGCCGTGATCAATCCGACCGGCATCTTCGGCCCGATCCTCGGACCGGACTACTCCACGTCGATCGGCCTGGTCCAAGCCATGCTGAACGGCGCAATGCCGACCGTGCCCCGCGCGTCGTTCGGCGTCGTCGACGTGCGCGACGTCGCGGATGCGCACATCCGGGCCATGACCGCACCGGACGCCGCGGGAAAACGGTTCCTGTGCACCTCGGAGGCCACCGACGACCCGTTCGCCGGAGCGCAGTGCAGCTACCTCGAAATCGCTCACATCCTCCGTCGTCGATTCCCGGAGCGCGCGGACCGGCTCCCGGCCGGGGAGGCGCCCGGGCCGGAGGCGCCCGCGAAGGCGTACCGCATCGAGCGGATCCGGACCGTGCTCGGCTGGAAGCCGCGGTCGGCGGAGGAAGCGGTCGTGGCGACGGCGAAGAGCCTTCTCGCGCTCGCCGTTTGA
- a CDS encoding ATP-binding protein codes for MDAPARGHRIFGRDAELNVLRVMLSEAAEGRGAALLIRGAAGVGKSELLRSVGATAAAEQNLTVLSAAGAEPERWFPFATLQLLLQPMADRINTVPGTHRMVLRGLFGGAEAMPDVYRVGLAVLELLAEAAERQPVLLLIDDMHWVDSSSRDVLGFVARRVSAHAVVVLAASRSTEPAFPEMHLEPLAPTAAADLLDASGRDLAAPLRTLILERAAGNPLALVELPKAAPDAPLGPDDLPLTRRLETAFADRTTTMSPTGRTFLRVLAAAPTAPTDRLLEATGQLTGEPVGIDAIQEALDADLVSVDRNTIEFRHPLMRSAIYEQASAAERHAIHRTLAAVLSDDIESRLVHEAAATIGCDDELADRLVDFAEQSRSLGRLAASVQALRRAAELMRDAQRRTTALVLAAELSSQLSDRHRTQALLARANLSVVGPVERARLLIMSDSAAFEPDEPHRRISDMTIAAGGAFDAGAREVAEDLLWRAAARCFFQDADRSTRAKITAELARWRPDPASPHAVIIRAYAEPYLHGSEVIRGLNTVSPGSADGRLTHFLGSGAMVIGEFTGSTRYLARAAAALRSQGRLGLLARTLAGAWPRFYLGQLDRARADAEEGLQLARETGETIASLGLGASAGLIAAMRGDHETATQRAQEVRASSMFDGMPFAAAIVRQTDGLLALQDGRATEAYAILASVFDPTDPHHHSVSRWLLVPDLADAAVLAGTVEHARELLGELPRLTGLLPSEMMRTAHAYATAVLASDESAEQAYSDGIAALPSGVALIRARLQLHHGRWLRRQRRYTAAREPLRAARDAFDRLGARPWAETASSQLRASGEVGNRRRPSPGEQLSPQELQIAVLASQGLTNRQIGERLFISHRTVGAHLYRIFPRLGLTDRRQLAAALAAGGLELTDA; via the coding sequence GTGGACGCCCCAGCCCGTGGCCATCGGATCTTCGGGCGAGACGCCGAGCTGAACGTCCTGCGCGTCATGCTGTCCGAGGCGGCCGAGGGTCGGGGCGCTGCCCTGCTGATCCGCGGTGCGGCCGGGGTGGGCAAGTCGGAACTGTTGCGGTCCGTCGGTGCGACCGCCGCCGCCGAGCAGAACCTCACCGTCTTGTCGGCCGCCGGCGCCGAGCCCGAACGATGGTTTCCGTTCGCCACGCTGCAACTGCTGCTGCAACCGATGGCCGACCGGATCAACACCGTGCCGGGAACGCACCGGATGGTGCTACGCGGCCTGTTCGGTGGTGCTGAGGCCATGCCCGACGTCTACCGCGTCGGGCTGGCCGTGCTCGAACTGCTCGCCGAGGCCGCCGAGCGTCAGCCCGTTCTGCTGCTGATCGACGACATGCATTGGGTCGACTCGTCCAGCCGGGACGTGCTGGGTTTCGTGGCCCGCCGGGTCAGCGCCCACGCCGTCGTGGTGCTCGCCGCATCGCGATCGACGGAGCCCGCTTTCCCCGAAATGCACCTCGAGCCGCTCGCGCCAACCGCGGCCGCCGACCTCCTCGACGCGAGCGGACGTGACCTGGCCGCACCGCTGCGGACACTCATCTTGGAACGGGCCGCGGGCAATCCGCTCGCACTCGTGGAGCTTCCCAAGGCGGCACCGGATGCGCCGCTCGGACCGGACGACCTGCCGCTGACCCGGCGGCTGGAGACGGCATTCGCTGATCGCACCACCACCATGAGCCCGACCGGCCGGACGTTTCTGCGGGTGCTGGCGGCCGCGCCCACTGCCCCGACCGATCGGCTGCTGGAAGCCACCGGCCAGCTGACCGGTGAGCCCGTGGGTATCGACGCCATTCAAGAGGCCCTCGATGCGGACTTGGTCAGCGTGGACAGGAACACGATCGAATTCCGGCATCCGTTGATGCGCTCGGCAATCTACGAGCAGGCGTCAGCCGCCGAGCGGCACGCCATCCACCGGACTCTCGCCGCTGTGCTGAGTGACGACATCGAGAGTCGACTCGTGCACGAGGCGGCAGCGACCATCGGATGCGACGACGAGCTGGCCGACCGCTTGGTGGACTTCGCGGAGCAGTCGCGATCCCTCGGGCGTCTCGCGGCGTCCGTTCAGGCGCTGCGGCGGGCGGCCGAGCTCATGCGTGACGCGCAGCGCCGGACCACCGCCCTGGTGCTGGCCGCGGAGCTCTCGAGTCAGCTCAGCGACCGGCACCGGACTCAGGCCCTGCTGGCCCGTGCCAATCTGTCCGTGGTCGGTCCGGTGGAGCGCGCCCGCCTGCTGATCATGTCCGACAGCGCGGCGTTCGAGCCGGACGAGCCGCATCGCCGCATCTCCGACATGACGATCGCGGCCGGTGGGGCATTCGACGCCGGGGCTCGGGAAGTCGCGGAGGACCTGCTCTGGAGAGCAGCGGCCCGCTGTTTCTTCCAGGATGCCGATCGGTCCACCCGGGCGAAGATCACCGCGGAACTGGCGAGATGGCGGCCGGACCCGGCGTCGCCGCACGCGGTGATCATTCGTGCGTACGCCGAGCCGTACCTCCACGGCTCGGAAGTGATCCGCGGGTTGAACACGGTCAGCCCGGGCTCGGCCGACGGTCGCCTGACGCATTTCCTCGGGTCCGGCGCGATGGTCATCGGCGAGTTCACCGGCAGCACCCGCTACCTGGCCCGGGCTGCGGCGGCGCTTCGTTCACAAGGCCGGCTCGGATTGCTGGCTCGCACCTTGGCGGGTGCCTGGCCTCGGTTCTACCTCGGTCAGCTCGACCGTGCCCGCGCTGACGCCGAGGAGGGCCTGCAGTTGGCCCGCGAGACCGGGGAAACCATCGCCTCACTGGGCCTGGGGGCGTCCGCCGGGCTGATCGCGGCCATGCGAGGCGACCATGAAACCGCCACCCAGCGGGCTCAGGAGGTCCGCGCGAGCAGCATGTTCGACGGGATGCCGTTCGCGGCGGCGATCGTGCGACAGACCGACGGGCTGCTCGCGCTCCAGGACGGACGCGCTACGGAGGCTTACGCGATTCTCGCCAGCGTGTTCGACCCCACCGATCCGCATCACCACTCGGTGAGTCGTTGGCTGCTCGTCCCCGACTTGGCCGACGCCGCGGTTCTCGCCGGAACCGTGGAGCACGCGCGGGAGTTGCTCGGCGAACTGCCACGCCTGACCGGACTGCTGCCCTCGGAGATGATGCGGACGGCGCACGCTTACGCCACCGCGGTACTCGCCTCGGACGAGTCAGCCGAGCAGGCGTACTCCGACGGAATCGCCGCGCTGCCGTCCGGAGTCGCGCTGATCCGAGCACGACTGCAGCTGCACCACGGCCGGTGGCTTCGCCGCCAACGACGCTATACGGCCGCCCGTGAACCCCTGCGTGCTGCTCGTGACGCGTTCGACCGGCTCGGCGCGCGGCCGTGGGCGGAGACGGCGAGCAGCCAGCTGAGGGCCAGCGGGGAAGTGGGCAACCGCCGCCGCCCGAGCCCCGGTGAGCAGCTCTCACCGCAGGAGCTACAGATCGCGGTGCTGGCCTCGCAGGGGTTGACCAACCGGCAGATCGGCGAACGCCTGTTCATCTCGCATCGCACGGTCGGCGCACACCTGTACCGGATCTTTCCGCGGCTCGGTCTGACCGATCGGCGGCAGCTCGCCGCGGCCTTGGCCGCCGGTGGCCTAGAACTCACTGACGCCTGA
- a CDS encoding helix-turn-helix domain-containing protein, which yields MTDDTAFAFDTDQVTPRDRVDAFRALLVDATAPSTIVLDSSSGGSPFSAKIQSWGLGAVQVLHNRASFRHEFLRTPRQVNSGAHPVISLAFRGNAGGRRSQFGVERAVSPSTLSLLDLSEPYRFSVAPDNNGHALHVPTEALDLPPAIVRRAALRLERSPLYDLMLTHVISIGRDHRLAADAEVSAAVGRSTIALTRALLMSAADRADEPSSLVVQVRAYVSHHFTDPGIGPARIAAALNVSVRHLHQTCARESVSIEQLIIRSRLRAARTALADPGRRREPIAALAQSFGFRNPAHFSRRFRTEYGVTPSQWRAENHWRAENQSASGVSEF from the coding sequence GTGACCGACGACACTGCGTTCGCCTTCGACACCGATCAGGTGACGCCGCGTGATCGCGTCGACGCCTTCCGGGCTCTGCTCGTCGACGCCACGGCCCCCTCCACCATCGTGCTCGACTCGTCGTCCGGGGGATCTCCCTTCTCCGCGAAGATCCAGTCCTGGGGCCTGGGTGCGGTTCAGGTGCTCCACAACCGCGCCTCGTTCCGTCATGAATTCCTTCGGACGCCACGTCAGGTCAACAGCGGCGCTCACCCGGTCATCTCGCTCGCTTTCCGCGGCAACGCCGGAGGTAGGCGCTCGCAGTTCGGCGTCGAGCGGGCCGTGTCGCCGAGCACGTTGTCGCTCCTGGATCTGTCCGAGCCCTACCGATTCTCGGTGGCCCCCGACAACAACGGGCATGCGTTGCACGTTCCGACCGAGGCGCTCGACCTACCGCCCGCCATCGTCCGGCGGGCCGCGCTGCGGCTCGAGCGGAGCCCGCTCTACGACCTGATGCTCACCCACGTGATCTCGATCGGCCGCGACCACAGGCTGGCCGCAGACGCCGAGGTTTCAGCTGCGGTCGGACGGTCGACGATCGCGCTGACGCGGGCACTGCTGATGTCGGCCGCGGACCGCGCGGACGAGCCTTCCTCGCTGGTGGTGCAGGTACGGGCGTACGTCTCGCACCATTTCACCGACCCGGGCATCGGGCCGGCGCGGATCGCGGCCGCGCTCAACGTCTCGGTCCGCCACCTCCATCAGACGTGTGCGCGGGAGTCGGTGAGTATCGAGCAACTGATCATCCGGTCGCGGCTGCGCGCCGCGCGGACGGCCTTGGCCGACCCGGGGCGGCGCCGGGAGCCGATCGCGGCGCTCGCCCAATCCTTCGGATTCCGCAATCCCGCGCACTTCAGTCGGCGGTTTAGGACCGAATACGGCGTCACGCCGTCCCAGTGGCGAGCCGAGAACCACTGGCGGGCCGAGAACCAGTCGGCGTCAGGCGTCAGTGAGTTCTAG